In a genomic window of Drosophila takahashii strain IR98-3 E-12201 chromosome 3L, DtakHiC1v2, whole genome shotgun sequence:
- the LOC108067751 gene encoding motile sperm domain-containing protein 2 isoform X2, giving the protein MGIKVKETTPQQIEELREKFNTKYASSPPAAPFHPTDIDRIRNDHLWLQRFLEMHDLDMEASFNKLWETCAWRQSYGANDLHESQLNQEYLNEGSVFVHSSDVDGKPLLIFRVKLHSKSKNLDELIRIVVYWVERTQREKHLTQLTIVFDMAGTGLATMDLDFVKRIVETFKQYYPNALNYILVYELAWVLNAAFKVIKALLPPKAVEILKMISKKDINQYVTKDKCLASWGGEDGYEFSFVPEARQVTSKPVAANAGDDDQFGDKKKMNQFILRQSTTTAGRS; this is encoded by the exons ATGGGCATCAAGGTCAAGGAGACGACTCCCCAGCAAATCGAGGAGCTGCGGGAAAAATTCAACACCAAATATGCCTCATCACCCCCGGCAG CACCCTTCCATCCCACCGATATTGATCGCATTCGCAACGATCATCTCTGGCTACAGAGGTTCCTGGAAATGCATGATCTCGATATGGAGGCGTCCTTCAACAAGTTATGGGAGACCTGTGCTTGGCGCCAGTCATATGGGGCCAATGATCTCCACGAAAGCCAGTTGAACCAGGAGTACTTAAACGAAGGATCGGTTTTTGTGCACAGCAGCGATGTGGATGGAAAGCCCCTGTTGATATTCCGCGTTAAACTGCACAGCAAGTCCAAGAATCTGGATGAACTGATCCGCATCGTAGTGTACTGGGTGGAGAGAACCCAGAGGGAGAAGCACCTGACCCAATTGACCATAGTCTTCGACATGGCGGGCACGGGACTGGCCACAATGGATCTGGACTTTGTAAAGCGCATTGTGGAGACCTTCAAGCAGTACTATCCCAATGCCCTGAACTACATTCTAGTGTACGAGCTGGCCTGGGTGCTGAATG CTGCTTTTAAGGTCATCAAGGCCCTGCTGCCACCAAAAGCGGTTGAGATTTTGAAAATGATATCGAAAAAGGACATCAACCAATACGTAACCAAGGACAAATGCCTGGCCAGCTGGGGTGGCGAAGATGGCTACGAATTTAGCTTCGTGCCGGAGGCCAGACAGGTTACATCCAAGCCAGTGGCTGCCAATGCCGGCGATGATGACCAGTTCGGGGACAAGAAG AAAATGAACCAGTTCATTTTGCGGCagtcaacaacaacagctggAAGAAGTTGA
- the LOC108067690 gene encoding motile sperm domain-containing protein 2 has protein sequence MPSDQLPSAEQIGQVKSSILEKLEKEPPAVPFHPEDLKRITDSDLWITKLLQVYDFDVEKCIIRLWDNLAWRQSFGVYDINETNLNQEYLNDGSVFVHNKDKDGKPLLILTINKHSKSRNQEDLLRILVFWIERLQRDSKLDKITLFMDMTGTGLSNLDLDFIKSIIGVFETKYPYVPNYILVHELPFLLNAAFKIVKTFLPAEALKILKVTSKKDLDQYVDKDNSLKIWGGNDEYVYKFA, from the exons ATGCCTTCAGATCAGCTGCCAAGCGCCGAGCAGATTGGCCAAGTCAAGAGTAGCATTCTTGAGAAACTGGAGAAGGAGCCACCAGCAG TGCCCTTCCATCCCGAAGACCTGAAGCGCATTACCGACAGTGACCTTTGGATCACCAAACTTTTGCAGGTCTACGACTTTGATGTGGAGAAGTGCATCATCAGGTTGTGGGACAATCTCGCCTGGCGTCAAAGCTTCGGGGTATATGACATCAACGAGACGAACCTGAACCAGGAGTACCTGAACGATGGCTCCGTCTTTGTGCACAACAAGGACAAGGACGGCAAACCCCTGCTGATCCTCACCATCAACAAGCACTCGAAGAGCCGCAATCAGGAGGATCTCCTGCGAATCCTTGTCTTCTGGATTGAGCGACTGCAGCGCGACAGCAAACTGGATAAGATCACCCTCTTCATGGACATGACTGGCACCGGTCTCAGCAACTTGGACCTGGACTTTATCAAGAGCATTATCGGAGTGTTCGAGACCAAATATCCCTATGTTCCTAACTATATACTGGTGCATGAGCTGCCCTTCCTCTTGAATG ctGCCTTTAAAATTGTCAAGACCTTCCTGCCCGCCGAAGCTCTGAAGATCCTGAAAGTGACCTCCAAGAAGGACCTCGATCAGTATGTGGACAAGGACAACAGCCTCAAGATCTGGGGCGGCAACGACGAATACGTTTATAAATTTGCCTAA
- the PXo gene encoding solute carrier family 53 member 1, translating into MKFAEHLSAHITPEWRKQYINYEEMKAMLYAAIEQSPSAELVEREMVTRYFAKFDEEFFHYCDKELAKINTFYSEKMAEATRKYGSLRSELTEALEMGHPKKLPAWKRRTPLGKKNVPARKIQDLKLAFSEFYLGLILLQNYQNLNFTGFRKILKKHDKLLSVDYGARWRTDHVEAAHFYTNKDIDRLIQETEQAVTQDIEGGDRQRAMKRLRVPPLGEQQSPWTTFKVGLFSGAFVVLFITVVIAAMFYGFGENWRAGMRMFRAPFLIIECLFLWGVNVYGWRSSGVNHVLIFELDPRNHLSEQNIMEVASVFGVIWAVCVLSYIFCDPLGIPQYAAPLCLYTLMAAFLLNPTKTFHHEARYWALRVLLRVIMAPFCFVNFADFWLADQLNSMVPAFLDIPFLICFFGRSPTWHKAGKAASHCVEYVSLLHPIVAILPAYFRFAQCIRRYRDTKESFPHLVNAAKYATSFFVVIFAHKYHTTTDTYPLSKENPWFYCWITAAIFSSCYAYTWDIKMDWGLFDSKAGDNRFLREEIVYSSTWFYYFGIIEDLILRFSWTLSMSLIEAGYIEGDVMMTILSPLEVFRRFIWNYFRLENEHLNNVGKFRAVRDISVAPMDCSDQTTILRMMDETDGVLNRRRGKAAGGKSANKKNKQEQRLLLQGESIEDLCS; encoded by the exons ATGAAGTTCGCAGAGCACCTCTCGGCACACATAACGCCCGAGTGGCGCAAGCAGTACATTAACTATGAG GAGATGAAAGCCATGCTGTATGCAGCCATCGAACAGTCGCCATCGGCAGAGCTCGTGGAGCGCGAGATGGTGACCCGGTACTTTGCCAAATTCGATGAGGAGTTCTTTCACTACTGCGACAAGGAGCTGGCCAAGATCAACACATTCTACTCGGAGAAGATGGCCGAGGCGACTCGCAAGTACGGCAGTCTGCGCAGCGAACTGACCGAGGCCCTGGAGATGGGTCATCCCAAGAAACTGCCGGCGTGGAAGAGGCGCACGCCGCTGGGCAAGAAGAATGTGCCGGCGCGCAAGATACAGGATCTCAAGTTGGCATTTAGTGAATTTTACCTGGGGCTCATACTGCTCCAGAACTATCAGAACCTCAACTTCACGGGTTTCCGCAAGATACTTAAGAAGCACGACAAGCTGCTGAGCGTGGACTATGGGGCCCGTTGGCGCACGGATCACGTGGAGGCGGCTCACTTTTACACCAACAAGGACATCGATCGTCTGATCCAGGAGACGGAGCAGGCTGTCACGCAGGACATCGAGGGCGGGGATCGGCAGAGGGCGATGAAGCGTCTGCGAGTGCCGCCTTTGGGGGAGCAACAGAGTCCGTGGACCACCTTCAAAGTGGGTCTCTTCTCGGGCGCCTTTGTCGTTCTCTTCATTACCGTTGTGATCGCCGCCATGTTCTATGGATTCGGGGAGAATTGGCGGGCCGGCATGAGGATGTTCCGAGCTCCATTCCTGATCATCGAATGTCTTTTCCTCTGGGGCGTCAATGTCTACGGCTGGCGATCGTCGGGAGTGAATCACGTCCTCATTTTCGAGTTGGATCCCCGAAATCACCTCTCCGAACAGAACATCATGGAGGTGGCCTCCGTTTTTGGAGTTATCTGGGCCGTCTGCGTGCTGAGCTATATATTCTGCGATCCATTGGGCATCCCACAGTATGCAGCTCCACTCTGCCTGTACACTTTAATGGCTGCCTTTCTACTTAATCCCACAAAGACGTTCCATCACGAGGCTCGTTACTGGGCCCTTAGAGTCCTTCTCCGAGTGATCATGGCTCCGTTCTGCTTTGTTAACTTTGCCGATTTCTGGCTGGCCGATCAGCTGAATAGTATGGTGCCAGCCTTTCTGGATATTCCCTTTCTGATTTGCTTTTTCGGTAGAAGTCCTACGTGGCACAAGGCTGGAAAGG CTGCCAGCCACTGCGTGGAGTATGTGTCGCTGCTGCATCCCATTGTGGCCATTTTGCCCGCCTACTTCCGGTTCGCCCAGTGCATCCGCAGATACCGCGACACAAAGGAGTCATTTCCGCATCTGGTCAACGCAGCGAAGTATGCAACATCCTTCTTTGTGGTGATATTTGCCCACAAATATCACACGACCACGG ATACCTATCCGCTGTCCAAGGAGAATCCCTGGTTCTATTGCTGGATTACGGCGGCCATCTTCTCGTCCTGCTACGCCTACACATGGGACATCAAAATGGACTGGGGTTTGTTCGACTCGAAGGCCGGCGACAATCGATTCTTGCGTGAGGAAATCGTTTATTCATCGACG TGGTTCTACTACTTTGGCATAATTGAGGATTTAATACTGCGCTTCAGCTGGACCCTGTCCATGAGTCTAATTGAGGCTGGCTACATAGAAGGCGACGTAATGATGACTATTCTGAGTCCCCTGGAGGTTTTCCGTCGCTTTATTTGGAATTACTTTCGATTGGAGAACGAGCATCTCAACAACGTGGGCAAGTTCAGGGCGGTGAGAGATATTTCGGTGGCCCCAATGGATTGCTCAGATCAG ACCACGATTCTACGCATGATGGATGAAACGGATGGCGTGTTGAATCGAAGGCGTGGAAAAGCCGCTGGCGGCAAATCCGCAAACAAGAAGAACAAACAGGAGCAGCGACTGCTCCTCCAAGGGGAATCCATCGAGGACCTCTGCTCGTAG
- the LOC108067702 gene encoding uncharacterized protein, translating into MAILESCCFWKDVRSGSFACAIYTLVYFGFSTLMFLFYLFEEQDFLLGNRAQPMGESLLEKGDVTVVTVIFNVLLLFCSILMVLSSVLLILGLQQSKRHLLIPWICFMLGDLLIEVCHLVHLSLSRRVKFDPIVGFIFTMDFFLLCLNLYCLLCVISQYQTFRSQRAELQQANSAASPIVVFTAAEKLAKSQQHSQPARQQHNSLLQQLETGSGNGKRRRMLGAASPLITSQRLTNFSTITEEEEQQSRTGHPSEQSNGEQLARIPIITLDSSPAHCSDASASHH; encoded by the exons ATGGCCATCCTGGAGTCTTGTTGCTTTTGGAAGGATGTGCGTAGCGGCAGCTTTGCCTGCGCCATCTACACGTTG GTTTACTTTGGCTTCTCGACGCTGATGTTTTTGTTCTACCTGTTCGAGGAGCAGGACTTTCTGCTGGGGAACCGGGCTCAGCCGATGGGCGAGAGCCTGCTGGAGAAGGGCGATGTGACTGTAG TGACTGTGATATTCAACGTTTTGTTACTCTTTTGCTCGATACTGATGGTCCTGTCCTCGGTCCTGTTGATATTGGGTCTCCAGCAG AGCAAGCGCCATCTGTTGATACCCTGGATTTGCTTCATGCTGGGCGACCTGCTCATCGAGGTCTGCCACCTGGTGCACCTGTCCCTCTCCCGCCGCGTCAAATTCGATCCGATTGTCGGTTTCATCTTCACCATGGACTTCTTCCTTCTGTGCCTCAAT CTCTACTGTCTGCTGTGCGTCATCTCGCAGTACCAGACATTCCGCTCCCAGCGAGCGGAGCTGCAACAGGCGAACTCGGCGGCATCG CCTATTGTGGTCTTCACAGCGGCCGAGAAGCTAGCCAAATCGCAGCAGCATTCGCAGCCAGCGCGTCAGCAGCATAATAGTttgctgcagcagctggagACCGGAAGCGGAAATGGGAAGCGGCGACGTATGCTCGGTGCAGCCAGTCCGCTGATAACCTCGCAGCGGCTGACCAACTTCTCCACCAtcaccgaggaggaggagcagcagtccCGAACAG GCCACCCTTCGGAGCAGTCAAATGGAGAACAACTGGCCCGAATACCAATTATAACCTTGGATTCCAGTCCAGCCCATTGCAGTGATGCAAGTGCATCTCATCACTAA
- the LOC108067693 gene encoding beta-alanine transporter yields MANDENRNGSFEDNDRRKSGRKEQGIQSEPKKKKYYAEPEKVDTGVQVNESIDQFKVRYLDDDEESSHISTWERPRSETSLPRRSWETEDYLDFDDLLPLIGQFGRYQWTLFLFMIPFCFITAFVYLGQIFISLTPHKYYCLVPELENNPSVEQRKQLSIPREKDGSYSRCRMYDTNYTRIHFAEDQSVYINTSLPTIPCQKGYVFEQDGRSFESATMEFGWLCENDKYSTYAQVIFFLGSILGGLCYGHFADHCGRVAALVSSCFLALVGSLATSLSTNFFAFAISRFIVGASYDTCFTMVYILVLEYVGPKYRTLVANLSLALFYCPFTMLMPWIALAAGNWRRFSALASLPIILSMLSFFVLPESARWLVSVGEIDNAMEILRRMIFVNKKFVSHQVLAIFETSCTQFYKEELYGRDFTVCSIFKRRRMARYMILLILIWMAMSLVYDGHVRAASVLDTEDIFVFFTIACATELPGNILVILTLDRCGRRWCSFAYTSLSGVFSLVGAWLKSPMHMRISALAGRFFANMCYNIGLQWAAEILPTVVRAQGVAFIHTMGFVAMLMSPPVVYLAQVSFSLMLIVLGALGIFGGLLALFLPETLNHDLPQTLSDGAEFGKKQRIWHMPCCGPGSRKSHPRHTWHQGSSLRTLSKEEFRSSRMYRKSKYAPQDPSPSPSDYKDIEEREIHTHKYGNR; encoded by the exons ATGGCGAATGACGAAAATCGAAATGGTTCGTTTGAGGATAATGACAGGCGTAAGAGTGGACGAAAGGAGCAGGGAATACAGTCAGAGCCTAAAAAGAA AAAGTATTACGCGGAGCCTGAGAAGGTGGACACAGGAGTGCAAGTGAATGAATCGATTGATCAGTTTAAAGTAAGATATCTCGACGACGATGAAGAAAGTTCGCATATCTCGACGTGGGAAAGGCCAAGATCGGAAACTTCATTACCGCGAAGATCCTGGGAGACGGAGGACTATTTAGATTTCGATGACCTGCTGCCGTTGATCGGCCAATTCGGCCGATACCAGTGGACGCTGTTCCTGTTCATGATCCCCTTCTGCTTCATCACCGCCTTTGTGTATCTGGGCCAGATATTCATATCCCTAACTCCACACAAATACTACTGTTTGGTGCCCGAACTCGAGAACAATCCGAGTGTAGAGCAGCGCAAGCAGTTGTCCATTCCGCGGGAGAAGGATGGCTCCTACAGTCGCTGCCGGATGTACGACACCAACTACACAAGGATCCACTTTGCGGAGGATCAGAGCGTCTATATCAACACCTCGCTGCCCACGATTCCCTGCCAGAAGGGCTATGTCTTCGAGCAGGACGGCAGGTCCTTCGAATCGGCCACCATGGAGTTCGGCTGGCTGTGCGAGAACGACAAGTACTCCACCTACGCCCAGGTCATCTTCTTCCTCGGCTCGATTCTGGGCGGTCTGTGCTACGGACACTTTGCAGATCACTGTGGTCGGGTGGCCGCCTTGGTCAGCAGCTGCTTCCTCGCCCTGGTCGGCAGTCTGGCCACTTCGCTGTCCACGAACTTCTTCGCCTTTGCCATTTCGAGATTCATAGTTGGGGCCTCTTACGACACCTGCTTTACGATGGTGTATATTTTGG TTCTCGAGTATGTGGGTCCCAAGTACCGCACCCTGGTGGCCAACTTGTCGCTGGCCCTGTTCTATTGCCCATTCACGATGCTGATGCCCTGGATAGCCCTTGCGGCAGGAAACTGGAGGAGGTTCTCCGCATTGGCATCCCTGCCCATTATTCTCTCAATGCTTTCCTTCTTTGTGCTGCCCGAATCTGCACG CTGGCTGGTGTCGGTTGGTGAAATCGACAATGCGATGGAGATATTGAGACGGATGATCTTTGTGAATAAGAAGTTTGTGTCGCACCAAGTATTAGCCATTTTCGAGACGAGCTGCACTCAGTTCTACAAGGAGGAGCTCTACGGGCGCGACTTTACAGTGTGTTCGATATTCAAGCGGAGGCGAATGGCGCGCTATATGATCCTGCTGATCCTGATTTGGATGGCCATGTCCCTGGTCTACGACGGACATGTGCGGGCGGCTAGTGTCCTGGATACTGAGGATATCTTTGTGTTCTTCACCATCGCCTGTGCCACTGAGTTGCCGGGCAATATCCTGGTCATTCTCACCTTGGATCGCTGTGGACGTCGCTGGTGCTCCTTTGCCTACACCTCGTTAAGTGGAGTCTTCAGCTTGGTGGGCGCGTGGTTGAAGAGTCCCATGCATATGAGGATATCAGCGCTGGCCGGGAGATTCTTCGCCAACATGTGCTATAACATCGGGCTGCAGTGGGCAGCTGAGATCCTGCCCACGGTGGTGAGGGCTCAAGGGGTGGCCTTTATCCACACAATGGGCTTTGTCGCGATGCTGATGTCCCCGCCGGTGGTTTACCTCGCCCAAGTGTCCTTCTCCCTAATGCTAATCGTTTTGGGAGCCCTGGGAATTTTCGGCGGACTTTTGGCCCTCTTTTTGCCCGAAACTCTAAACCACGATCTTCCGCAAACCCTCAGCGATGGAGCGGAATTCGGAAAGAAGCAGAGGATATGGCATATGCCCTGCTGTGGCCCCGGATCAAGGAAATCCCATCCCCGGCACACGTGGCACCAGGGCTCCAGCTTGAGGACCTTGTCGAAGGAGGAGTTCCGCTCCAGCCGGATGTATCGCAAGTCGAAATATGCGCCCCAGGATCCTAGTCCATCGCCCAGCGATTATAAGGACATCGAGGAGAGGGAAATTCATACGCATAAATACGGAAACAGATGA
- the LOC108067709 gene encoding glutaminyl-peptide cyclotransferase, with protein sequence MLGRIAFFVSVVYVVLNTLLLRWAAEELALIFFDDEEHFNETLAELLKPRYVGSPGHSEVRDFIEKELERMGFSILRNDFYEGANFTNLAGFWNMEAEQFMLLTCHYDSKEPKDWDKDDFLSATEGAVSCAILLNIAKTLGFFLTEQLNKKSGMGLVLIFFDGHNSLTDNDDENGLIGSRRFMEDDIIPVENMAVVLTLGYIGAPNQTYLNYFEATEDLHNLVADIELELRESGQLTDCHLLFQKKKQYENDLLDDHIIFHEMGVPVMHVAPQELRKVLYKAADTADSLHYPTIRNTIKIIRRFVHDFLEQWDSYTAIKDNFVSYPDLDYN encoded by the exons ATGCTCGGCAGGATTGCTTTTTTCGTGAGTGTGGTATATGTGGTTCTTAATACATTGTTACTACGCTGGGCTGCTGAGGAGCTagcattaatattttttgacgaCGAGGAGCACTTTAATGAAACGTTGGCCGAACTACTGAAGCCTCGATATGTGGGCAGTCCTGGACATTCCGAGGTTCGTGACTTTATCGAGAAGGAACTGGAGCGTATGGGCTTCTCTATTCTGCGGAATGACTTCTACGAGGGAGCTAATTTCACCAATTTGGCAGGCTTTTGGAATATGGAGGCAGAGCAATTTATGTTGCTAACCTGTCACTATGACAGCAAAGAGCCAAAGGATTGGGACAAGGATGATTTCCTCTCGGCCACCGAAGGCGCTGTTTCTTGTGccattcttttaaatattgcaaaaactttagGTTTCTTTTTAACAGAGCAGCTGAACAAAAAAAGTGGCATGGGTTTGGTT ctTATCTTCTTCGATGGCCATAATTCTTTGACGGATAACGATGATGAAAATGGACTCATTGGTTCAAGGCGCTTTATGGAAGATGATATTATACCTGTGGAGAACATG GCTGTTGTGCTAACCCTTGGCTATATTGGTGCTCCGAATCAAACTTACTTGAACTACTTTGAAGCTACCGAGGATCTACACAATCTGGTTGCTGATATAGAACTTGAGCTTCGAGAATCTGGACAACTGACCGACTGCCATTTGTTGTTCCAGAAGAAGAAACAATATGAAAATGATCTGCTTGACGATCATATTATATTTCATGAAATGG GTGTGCCAGTAATGCATGTGGCTCCACAAGAATTGCGAAAGGTCCTTTATAAGGCAGCTGATACTGCAGACAGCTTACACTATCCTACCATTCGTAATacgataaaaataattcgcAGATTCGTGCATGATTTTTTGGAACAATGGGACTCCTACACGGCTATTAAGGATAATTTTGTTTCTTATCCTGATTTAGATTATAATTAA